From a region of the Synechococcus sp. RS9916 genome:
- a CDS encoding RluA family pseudouridine synthase gives MSPQGQRRPRPPLPEETFTQAFGEGEGELVTLTYPKPLPMRLDRWLVSQRSEQSRARIQKFIDAGFVRVNGKTGKAKTPLRDGDEVQLWMPPPEPLPYLKPEPMDLDVLFEDDHLIVINKPAGLTVHPAPGNKDGTLVNGLLHHCPDLPGISGKLRPGIVHRLDKDTTGCIVIAKSQEALVKLQVQIQKRIASREYMAVVHGLPQGDSGSIVGAIGRHPADRKKYAVVSGESGRYACTHWTLVERLGDYSLLRFKLDTGRTHQIRVHCAHMNHPVVGDPTYSRCRKLPIDLPGQALHAFQLGLDHPITRERMVFEAPLPPVMEKLLSVLRRRAGVDMPPPGSG, from the coding sequence GTGAGTCCGCAGGGTCAGCGGCGGCCACGGCCTCCCTTGCCGGAGGAGACCTTCACTCAGGCCTTTGGTGAGGGCGAGGGGGAATTGGTCACGCTCACGTATCCCAAGCCATTGCCAATGCGACTGGATCGTTGGTTGGTGAGTCAGCGCTCCGAGCAGAGCCGGGCCCGGATTCAGAAGTTCATCGACGCTGGCTTTGTGCGCGTCAACGGCAAAACCGGCAAGGCGAAAACGCCATTGCGTGATGGCGATGAGGTGCAGCTGTGGATGCCGCCGCCCGAGCCGCTGCCTTATCTCAAGCCAGAGCCCATGGACCTGGATGTGCTCTTTGAAGACGATCACCTGATCGTGATCAACAAGCCGGCCGGTCTCACGGTGCATCCAGCGCCCGGCAATAAAGACGGCACCTTGGTGAACGGCCTTCTGCATCACTGCCCGGATCTGCCAGGGATCAGCGGCAAACTGCGGCCCGGGATCGTGCACCGGCTTGATAAGGACACCACCGGTTGCATCGTGATCGCCAAGAGCCAGGAGGCTTTGGTCAAACTGCAGGTGCAGATCCAGAAACGGATTGCCTCCCGGGAGTACATGGCTGTGGTGCATGGACTTCCCCAGGGGGATTCGGGGTCGATTGTTGGGGCGATCGGGCGGCATCCGGCGGATCGCAAGAAATATGCGGTGGTGAGTGGCGAGAGCGGCCGCTATGCCTGCACCCACTGGACCCTGGTGGAACGGCTTGGGGATTATTCGCTCTTGCGTTTCAAGCTCGACACCGGCCGCACCCACCAGATCCGGGTCCATTGCGCCCACATGAATCACCCCGTGGTGGGGGATCCCACCTACAGCCGCTGCCGCAAACTGCCGATCGACCTGCCTGGCCAGGCCCTGCATGCCTTTCAACTGGGGCTCGACCACCCGATCACACGGGAACGGATGGTGTTTGAAGCCCCACTCCCGCCGGTGATGGAGAAGTTGCTGTCGGTGCTCAGGCGGCGGGCAGGCGTGGACATGCCTCCACCAGGCTCTGGGTGA
- a CDS encoding NAD(P)-dependent oxidoreductase gives MPRSPLSAPTQLAVVGLGALGLPMAINLLRAGHHLRVHTRSRSAEDHPDLQGAVRCATPAEAAQGCQALLVCVSNNAAVEEVLWGAQGAGPALAEGSLVIDCSTISPAGAQAMAQRLNARGVQFLDAPVTGGTEGAKAGSLTVLCGGDAEDLERARPLLEVIGGSIHHFGPVGAGQQVKAINQVLVAGSYAAVAEAIALGQHLQLPMDQVVNALKHGAAGSWALEHRSAAMLADTYPLGFKLELHHKDLGIALAAAAAAGLELPITAAVRDQEQALMDQGLGEADVSALRRRLPQANATDA, from the coding sequence ATGCCCAGATCTCCCCTCAGTGCTCCCACCCAACTGGCCGTGGTGGGGCTTGGTGCTCTGGGGCTGCCCATGGCGATCAACCTGCTGCGGGCCGGCCATCACCTGCGGGTGCACACCCGCAGCCGCAGCGCTGAAGATCACCCGGATCTGCAAGGCGCTGTGCGTTGCGCCACGCCGGCCGAAGCCGCCCAAGGCTGCCAAGCACTGCTGGTCTGCGTCAGTAATAACGCCGCGGTGGAGGAGGTGCTCTGGGGAGCGCAAGGCGCCGGACCGGCGCTGGCGGAAGGCAGCCTGGTGATCGATTGCTCCACCATCAGCCCCGCCGGGGCGCAAGCGATGGCGCAGCGACTGAACGCGCGAGGAGTGCAGTTCCTGGATGCACCCGTCACCGGGGGCACGGAAGGCGCCAAGGCGGGGAGCCTGACGGTGCTATGCGGAGGAGACGCAGAGGATCTGGAGCGGGCACGGCCGCTGCTGGAGGTGATCGGCGGCTCCATCCACCACTTCGGCCCTGTGGGTGCTGGCCAGCAGGTGAAAGCGATCAACCAGGTGCTGGTGGCAGGTAGCTATGCCGCCGTGGCGGAAGCGATCGCCCTTGGCCAACACCTGCAGCTGCCGATGGATCAGGTGGTGAATGCCCTCAAACACGGAGCGGCCGGATCCTGGGCCCTGGAGCACCGCTCCGCCGCCATGCTCGCTGATACCTATCCGCTGGGCTTCAAGTTGGAGCTCCACCACAAGGATCTGGGCATTGCCCTGGCGGCCGCAGCGGCCGCCGGTCTGGAGCTCCCGATTACCGCCGCGGTGCGCGACCAGGAACAGGCGCTAATGGACCAAGGCCTGGGCGAGGCGGATGTGTCGGCGCTGCGGCGGAGACTTCCTCAAGCCAACGCCACGGACGCTTAA
- a CDS encoding histidinol-phosphate transaminase: MASPVPPHGGNLSAEARRLGCDPQRLLDASASLVPFQPPRSLRRALAQAIRGSALRDYPDRSQSELRLALAAHHGIDPDALLAGNGAAELFTWAARDAAAAGSNILPQPGFADYARALHCWRGATEAMRLPLAWSDAWPQPFPHHSDFASGLSSGRCLWITNPHNPTGQLWDRASLARLLPHYALVICDEAFLPLVPEGEAHSLVPWVRDYPNLVVIRSLTKLFAIAGLRLGYVVAHPDRLQRWKEWRDPWSVNGLAMAAGAAVMGDRSGLERWMARVHGWVQREEPWLRAQLNQLPGLTARPSSVNFLLIEGCASLLTIRDGLARRGVLLRDCRSFEGLGERWLRVGLQSHANNRRIVRALRQELERQSLV, encoded by the coding sequence TTGGCTAGCCCGGTTCCTCCCCATGGGGGCAATCTCAGCGCTGAAGCGCGGCGTTTGGGCTGTGATCCCCAACGCTTGCTCGATGCCAGTGCATCCTTGGTGCCCTTTCAGCCTCCGCGTTCGTTGCGACGTGCTCTGGCGCAGGCGATCCGTGGCAGTGCATTGCGCGATTACCCAGACCGCAGTCAGTCGGAGTTGCGCCTTGCTCTTGCTGCGCACCACGGCATCGATCCAGATGCGCTGCTTGCTGGCAACGGAGCTGCTGAATTGTTCACCTGGGCGGCGCGTGATGCGGCCGCTGCGGGCAGCAATATTCTCCCGCAGCCGGGCTTCGCCGATTACGCCCGTGCCCTCCATTGTTGGCGGGGGGCAACTGAGGCGATGCGCTTACCGCTCGCTTGGTCTGATGCTTGGCCTCAGCCTTTCCCTCATCACTCTGATTTCGCCTCAGGGTTGTCCTCGGGTCGCTGCTTGTGGATCACCAATCCCCACAATCCAACGGGCCAGCTCTGGGATCGTGCCTCGCTGGCAAGGCTTCTGCCGCATTACGCGTTGGTGATCTGCGATGAAGCCTTTCTGCCTTTAGTGCCAGAGGGGGAGGCTCATTCGCTGGTCCCTTGGGTGCGGGATTATCCGAATCTGGTAGTCATTCGGAGCCTCACCAAGCTGTTTGCCATCGCTGGCCTGCGCCTTGGATATGTCGTTGCCCATCCCGATCGCCTCCAGCGTTGGAAGGAATGGCGTGACCCATGGAGTGTCAATGGGCTGGCCATGGCTGCGGGTGCAGCCGTGATGGGTGACCGGTCCGGGCTGGAGCGTTGGATGGCTCGCGTTCATGGTTGGGTTCAGCGCGAAGAGCCCTGGTTACGCGCTCAGCTCAATCAGCTGCCAGGGCTGACAGCGCGTCCCAGCAGCGTCAACTTTCTGCTCATTGAAGGTTGCGCGTCGTTGCTGACTATTCGCGACGGGCTGGCGCGCCGCGGGGTGCTGTTGCGCGATTGCCGTTCCTTTGAAGGGCTCGGGGAGCGTTGGCTGCGTGTTGGCCTTCAAAGCCATGCGAATAACCGCCGTATCGTGCGTGCTCTGCGTCAGGAGCTGGAGCGTCAGTCGTTGGTTTGA
- a CDS encoding universal stress protein yields the protein MFNTVLFPIDQSREAVETAGKALELARSHGSRMVLLSVVQPERPEMHDHATVAPLLEQARSRFEEAGVACEVVERQGKPAFVICDVADELNVDVIVMGTRGVNLEDDTESTAVRVIQLAPCPVLVVP from the coding sequence ATGTTCAACACCGTTCTGTTCCCGATCGATCAAAGCCGCGAGGCGGTGGAGACCGCCGGTAAAGCTCTGGAGTTGGCCCGCAGCCACGGCAGCCGCATGGTGCTGCTCTCGGTGGTGCAGCCGGAGCGACCGGAGATGCATGACCACGCCACCGTGGCCCCCCTGCTGGAGCAGGCCCGCAGCCGCTTCGAGGAGGCGGGGGTGGCCTGCGAGGTTGTGGAACGGCAGGGCAAGCCGGCCTTCGTGATCTGCGATGTGGCTGACGAGTTGAATGTGGACGTGATTGTGATGGGCACCCGCGGCGTGAATCTCGAAGACGACACGGAGAGCACGGCGGTGCGGGTGATTCAGCTGGCGCCCTGCCCTGTGCTGGTGGTGCCGTGA
- the ylqF gene encoding ribosome biogenesis GTPase YlqF: MSTPPIQWYPGHIAKAEQQLKQNLDKVDLVIEVRDARIPLATGHPHLNRWVKGKQHLLVINRRDMVTAEARDAWQQWFKSQGQATVWCDAKAGTGVKQLQQAAIRAGNQLNERRRNRGMRPRPVRALTLGFPNVGKSALINRLVKQKVVASARRAGVTRTLRWVRLGQDLDLLDAPGVLPPRLDDQRAALFLALCDDIGQAAYDGELVAQAFLRMLTAMEQRPGSGVSLGRVEKRYGIALTGETADPALWMQAAAEKHTSADTSRMAQRLMDDFRKSALGSISLELPAEQVA, from the coding sequence GTGAGTACCCCCCCCATTCAGTGGTACCCCGGCCACATCGCCAAAGCGGAGCAGCAGCTCAAGCAGAACCTCGACAAGGTGGATCTGGTGATCGAGGTGCGCGATGCGCGCATCCCCTTGGCGACGGGGCATCCCCACCTCAACCGCTGGGTGAAGGGCAAGCAACATTTATTGGTGATCAATCGCCGCGACATGGTCACCGCTGAGGCGCGTGATGCTTGGCAGCAATGGTTCAAGAGCCAGGGGCAGGCCACGGTCTGGTGTGATGCCAAGGCCGGTACCGGTGTGAAGCAACTGCAGCAGGCGGCGATTCGGGCAGGCAACCAGCTCAATGAGCGCCGCCGCAACCGGGGCATGCGTCCACGGCCGGTGCGTGCCCTCACCCTGGGTTTCCCCAACGTGGGGAAGTCGGCTCTGATTAATCGCCTGGTGAAACAGAAGGTGGTGGCCAGTGCCCGCCGCGCTGGGGTCACCCGCACGTTGCGCTGGGTGCGTTTGGGCCAAGACCTGGATCTGCTGGATGCTCCTGGGGTGTTGCCTCCCCGGCTCGACGACCAGCGCGCGGCTCTGTTCCTGGCCCTCTGCGATGACATCGGCCAGGCGGCCTACGACGGTGAGCTGGTGGCTCAGGCGTTTCTGCGTATGTTGACGGCCATGGAGCAGCGGCCGGGGTCCGGTGTCTCCTTGGGCCGGGTTGAAAAGCGTTATGGCATTGCGCTCACCGGTGAGACAGCGGATCCCGCGCTGTGGATGCAGGCCGCGGCGGAGAAGCACACTTCTGCCGATACCTCGCGCATGGCCCAGCGTCTGATGGACGATTTCCGTAAATCAGCCTTGGGCAGTATTTCTCTGGAACTGCCGGCGGAGCAGGTGGCGTGA
- a CDS encoding glycosyltransferase yields the protein MSRLLIAASGTGGHLFPALAVAEALPAHWQTRWLGVPDRLETSLVPERYGLVTVKAGGLQGRGLRKLIQLIQLIAASRDVRRLIRRSGSEVVFTTGGYIAAPAILAARWCRVPVVLHESNAIPGRVTRLLGRFCTQVAVGLPAATERIPGTNACVTGTPVRTAFLAPQGLPTWVPQGPGPLLVVIGGSQGAVGLNRMVRAVLPELLAAGCRVVHLSGSNDPEAGTLKHPQLVERPFSDEVPGLLQHADLAISRAGAGSLSELAVAGTPTILVPFPQAADQHQDANAACAAALGAAVIVHQHAPEQPVLLQTLWRLLGPRLRGCAPAADPLTTMRTGMEHLAVRDAEQQLVTILEGLVVQTND from the coding sequence ATGTCACGGCTTCTCATCGCCGCCAGCGGCACCGGCGGCCATTTGTTTCCCGCCCTGGCAGTCGCCGAAGCCCTACCAGCCCACTGGCAAACCCGCTGGCTTGGAGTCCCCGATCGGCTGGAAACCAGCCTGGTGCCCGAGCGCTACGGGCTGGTCACCGTCAAAGCCGGTGGGCTCCAGGGCAGGGGACTGCGCAAGCTGATCCAACTGATCCAACTGATTGCCGCCAGCCGTGACGTGCGCCGGCTGATCCGCCGCAGCGGCAGCGAGGTGGTGTTCACCACCGGCGGCTACATAGCGGCACCCGCAATCCTGGCGGCCCGATGGTGCAGGGTGCCGGTGGTGCTGCATGAATCCAATGCCATCCCCGGGCGTGTGACCCGCCTGCTGGGACGCTTCTGCACTCAGGTCGCCGTTGGCCTGCCAGCCGCAACAGAACGCATCCCGGGGACCAACGCCTGCGTCACCGGCACGCCTGTGCGCACCGCCTTCTTGGCACCTCAGGGGCTTCCCACCTGGGTCCCCCAAGGACCTGGGCCTTTGCTGGTGGTGATCGGCGGCAGCCAAGGCGCCGTCGGCCTTAATCGAATGGTGCGTGCCGTGCTGCCGGAGTTGCTGGCCGCGGGGTGCCGTGTGGTGCACCTGAGCGGCAGCAACGACCCGGAGGCCGGCACCCTGAAGCATCCGCAATTGGTGGAGCGCCCCTTCAGCGATGAGGTGCCGGGCCTGCTGCAACATGCCGATCTCGCCATCAGCCGTGCGGGAGCAGGCAGCCTCAGCGAACTGGCGGTGGCGGGTACGCCAACGATATTGGTGCCTTTTCCCCAAGCCGCCGACCAACATCAAGACGCGAATGCCGCCTGCGCCGCAGCACTCGGAGCGGCCGTGATCGTGCATCAACACGCTCCCGAGCAACCTGTGTTACTGCAAACCCTCTGGCGCCTGCTGGGGCCTCGCCTGCGCGGATGCGCGCCTGCCGCCGACCCACTGACCACGATGCGCACCGGCATGGAACACCTGGCCGTGCGGGATGCCGAACAACAACTGGTGACCATCCTTGAAGGCTTGGTCGTTCAAACCAACGACTGA
- a CDS encoding ABC transporter ATP-binding protein: MPPSPGPGSTTPAILELEQLQLRYPGTDHWTLNGLNLRIAPGEHLALVGPSGCGKSTVARAALQLLPPGSLCQGTLRLNGQDPRGLSRAALRRLRGEAVGLVFQDPMTRLNPLMTVGGHLLDTLEAHQAEQSLAARRDRACNLLERVGIGADRFNAYPHEFSGGMRQRLAIALAIALQPPLVIADEPTTSLDVAVAGQVMAELRQLCDDLGSALLLISHDLAMAHRWCDRMAVLDGGQVVEIASSTAVLTQPQSAVGQRLVAAAREREGGETPHAADAAIVLKVEALRCWHNLGGPPWAPRWLKAVDGVSFALQAGESLGVVGGSGCGKSTLCRALMGLSPIRGGQVWLDGNNLLQQRGRRERQLRRSIQMVFQDPLACLNPAMQVADAIADSLLIHGLASKAAARERARELLELVGLSPAEQFQQRLPRQLSGGQQQRVAIARALALEPKVLICDESVSMLDAEIQAEVLALLRSLQHRLGLAMVFVTHDLSVASGFCHQVIVLDQGHVVEQGPGDQLLQRPQAAITQSLVEACPRLPAA, translated from the coding sequence ATGCCTCCATCGCCTGGCCCCGGCAGCACGACACCAGCGATTCTTGAGCTGGAACAGTTGCAGCTGCGCTATCCAGGCACCGACCACTGGACCCTGAATGGCCTGAATCTGCGCATCGCGCCGGGCGAACACCTGGCCCTGGTGGGCCCCTCCGGCTGCGGCAAAAGCACCGTGGCCCGAGCCGCCCTGCAGCTGTTGCCCCCCGGGAGCCTCTGCCAGGGGACCCTGCGGCTCAACGGCCAGGACCCCCGCGGCCTTAGTCGTGCAGCCCTGCGCCGCCTGCGCGGTGAAGCAGTGGGCCTGGTGTTCCAGGACCCGATGACCCGGCTCAACCCACTGATGACCGTGGGCGGACACTTGCTCGACACCCTGGAGGCCCACCAAGCCGAACAATCGCTGGCAGCCCGGCGCGACAGGGCCTGCAACCTGCTGGAGCGGGTAGGCATCGGCGCTGACCGCTTCAACGCCTACCCCCATGAATTCAGTGGCGGCATGCGCCAACGACTGGCCATTGCCTTGGCCATCGCCCTCCAGCCGCCCCTGGTGATCGCCGATGAACCGACCACCAGCCTGGATGTGGCCGTGGCAGGGCAAGTGATGGCGGAACTGCGCCAGCTCTGCGACGACCTGGGCAGCGCCCTGCTGCTGATCAGCCACGACCTGGCCATGGCCCACCGCTGGTGCGACCGGATGGCGGTGCTGGACGGAGGACAGGTGGTGGAAATCGCCAGCAGCACAGCCGTGCTCACCCAACCGCAATCGGCCGTGGGCCAGCGGCTGGTCGCGGCAGCCCGAGAACGGGAAGGGGGCGAGACACCGCATGCTGCTGATGCCGCAATCGTGCTGAAGGTGGAGGCCCTGCGCTGTTGGCACAACTTGGGTGGGCCGCCCTGGGCACCCCGCTGGCTCAAGGCCGTCGACGGGGTCAGCTTTGCCCTGCAGGCCGGGGAATCCCTCGGGGTTGTGGGGGGGTCTGGCTGCGGCAAGAGCACCCTTTGCCGCGCCCTGATGGGGCTGAGTCCAATCCGGGGCGGGCAAGTGTGGCTGGATGGGAACAACCTGCTGCAGCAACGGGGCCGTCGCGAACGGCAACTGCGGCGCTCAATTCAGATGGTGTTTCAAGACCCTCTCGCCTGCCTCAACCCGGCCATGCAGGTGGCCGATGCGATCGCCGATTCCCTCCTGATTCATGGTCTGGCCAGCAAGGCGGCCGCCCGAGAACGGGCCCGAGAGTTGCTGGAGCTGGTCGGCCTCTCGCCGGCCGAGCAGTTCCAACAACGCCTGCCAAGGCAACTGTCGGGTGGCCAGCAACAACGGGTCGCCATTGCCCGGGCCCTGGCCTTGGAGCCCAAGGTGCTGATCTGCGATGAAAGCGTGAGCATGCTCGACGCAGAAATCCAGGCCGAGGTGCTGGCCCTGCTGCGCTCTCTTCAGCACCGTCTGGGTCTGGCGATGGTGTTTGTCACCCACGACCTTTCAGTGGCCAGTGGCTTCTGCCACCAGGTGATCGTGCTCGACCAGGGCCACGTCGTGGAACAAGGGCCTGGGGATCAGCTCTTACAACGGCCGCAGGCCGCCATCACCCAGAGCCTGGTGGAGGCATGTCCACGCCTGCCCGCCGCCTGA
- the pgk gene encoding phosphoglycerate kinase produces MAKRSLASLTGADLSGKRVLVRVDFNVPLNDAGAITDDTRIRAALPTINDLIGKGAKVILSAHFGRPKGQVNDSMRLTPVAARLSELLGKPVVKTDSCIGPDAEAKVGAMADGDVVLLENVRFFAEEEKNDAGFAEKLAGLAEVYVNDAFGAAHRAHASTEGVTKFLKPSVGGFLMEKELQYLQGAIDAPKRPLAAIVGGSKVSSKIGVLEALMDKCDKILVGGGMIFTFYKARGLAVGKSLVEEDKLELAKELEAKAKAKGVELLLPTDVVLADNFAPDANSQTAPVTAIPDGWMGLDIGPDSVKVFQNALADCQTVIWNGPMGVFEFDKFAAGTNAIATTLADLSGKGCCTIIGGGDSVAAVEKAGLADKMSHISTGGGASLELLEGKVLPGVAALDAA; encoded by the coding sequence ATGGCGAAGCGTTCCCTGGCCAGCCTCACCGGCGCCGACCTCAGCGGCAAACGCGTTCTCGTGCGGGTTGATTTCAATGTGCCTCTGAACGACGCCGGTGCGATCACCGACGACACCCGCATCCGCGCCGCCCTCCCCACCATCAACGACCTGATCGGCAAGGGCGCCAAGGTGATTTTGTCGGCCCACTTCGGTCGCCCCAAGGGCCAGGTGAACGACAGCATGCGCCTCACCCCCGTGGCCGCGCGCCTGAGCGAGCTGCTGGGCAAGCCCGTCGTGAAGACCGACAGCTGCATCGGCCCCGACGCTGAAGCCAAGGTGGGCGCCATGGCCGACGGCGACGTGGTGCTGCTGGAGAACGTGCGCTTCTTCGCCGAAGAAGAAAAGAACGATGCCGGCTTCGCTGAAAAGCTGGCCGGCCTGGCTGAGGTGTACGTGAACGACGCCTTCGGTGCCGCCCACCGCGCCCACGCCTCGACCGAGGGCGTGACCAAGTTCCTCAAGCCTTCCGTCGGCGGCTTCCTGATGGAGAAGGAGCTTCAGTACCTGCAGGGTGCCATCGACGCTCCCAAGCGCCCCCTCGCCGCCATCGTGGGTGGCTCCAAGGTGAGCTCCAAGATCGGCGTGCTCGAGGCACTGATGGACAAGTGCGACAAGATCCTTGTCGGCGGCGGCATGATCTTCACCTTCTACAAAGCGCGTGGCCTTGCCGTCGGCAAGAGCCTGGTGGAAGAGGACAAGCTGGAACTGGCCAAGGAGCTCGAGGCCAAGGCCAAAGCCAAAGGTGTGGAACTGCTGCTGCCCACCGATGTGGTTCTGGCCGACAACTTCGCTCCCGATGCCAACAGCCAGACCGCTCCTGTGACCGCCATCCCCGACGGCTGGATGGGCCTGGACATCGGTCCCGACTCCGTCAAGGTGTTCCAGAACGCCCTTGCGGATTGTCAGACCGTGATCTGGAACGGCCCCATGGGTGTGTTCGAGTTCGACAAATTCGCAGCCGGCACCAACGCCATCGCCACAACCTTGGCCGACCTGAGCGGCAAGGGTTGCTGCACGATCATCGGCGGCGGTGACTCCGTTGCAGCCGTTGAGAAAGCCGGTCTCGCCGACAAGATGTCCCACATCTCCACCGGCGGTGGCGCCAGCCTCGAGCTGCTGGAAGGCAAGGTTCTCCCCGGCGTGGCCGCCCTCGACGCCGCCTGA